The proteins below are encoded in one region of Telopea speciosissima isolate NSW1024214 ecotype Mountain lineage chromosome 10, Tspe_v1, whole genome shotgun sequence:
- the LOC122641648 gene encoding transcription factor MYB101-like, giving the protein MEPNSGDPASSNNDASGGGGGDGDGGGGGSGGSSSSSSGSLKKGPWTAAEDAILMEYVKTHGEGNWNAVQKNAGLSRCGKSCRLRWANHLRPNLKKGTFSPEEERLILELHSKLGNKWARMAAQLPGRTDNEIKNYWNTRVKRRQRAGLPLYPQDIQKQASAFHLNQNNQTGSSPSLPAAQHLSTPQQHQKPNFCSPLSLIDPVNFPVTTTPLLAHHPAPFLPTPYRFKAFRDNNSEGFSLPFSATSPQSNPPSPLFGQSPQFPLSPSLQLNSSNFDFNPPPPILGTLFETDSGSPFSMKLELPSSQQPQPADTATAASGTTANEYKITSPLGRSNSGLLDALLGESHAIMGGDDSRRGGLLEEKHGLHGLVSVSDAPPSGLVFCESATPRPLAFASRWDDSSSAHSSAGVKIKKEGIYEINSIEEDLRSLFDIIPSTMSVSQWYSDSGEISNGQSSGVTDDEIGLEMQQLASSMSVPNTTDPDWTSWTNMPEIC; this is encoded by the exons ATGGAGCCTAACAGCGGCGATCCGGCCTCGAGTAACAACGATGCTTcgggtggaggtggtggtgatggtgatggcggcggtggaggtagtggtgggtcctcttcttcctcttcaggGTCGTTGAAGAAAGGACCATGGACGGCTGCGGAAGACGCGATTCTGATGGAGTATGTGAAGACGCATGGAGAGGGTAACTGGAACGCTGTTCAGAAGAACGCCGGCCTCTCTCGTTGCGGTAAGAGTTGCCGTCTTCGTTGGGCTAATCATCTCAGGCCTAATCTTAAGAAAGGCACTTTCTCACCCGAGGAAGAACGTCTCATTCTCGAGCTCCATTCTAAGCTCGGCAACAAATGGGCTCGCATGGCCGCTCAG TTACCTGGGCGGACAGATAACGAGATCAAGAACTACTGGAACACCAGAGTCAAGCGACGCCAACGCGCCGGGTTGCCGCTCTATCCACAAGATATACAGAAGCAAGCATCTGCATTCCACCTCAACCAGAATAACCAAACCggttcttctccatctctgccAGCCGCTCAGCATCTCTCAACGCCGCAACAACACCAAAAGCCCAATTTCTGTTCTCCTCTTTCCTTGATCGATCCAGTAAATTTTCCTGTGACGACCACTCCTCTCCTAGCCCACCACCCTGCCCCTTTTCTTCCTACTCCATACAGATTCAAGGCGTTTCGGGACAACAACAGCGAAGgattctctctccccttctccgCAACTTCTCCTCAATCAAATCCTCCTTCCCCTCTGTTTGGCCAGAGTCCTCAATTTCCCCTATCGCCATCGCTTCAACTTAATTCCAGCAATTTCGACTTCAATCCTCCACCACCGATCCTTGGAACCCTATTTGAGACCGACAGTGGTTCCCCTTTCTCCATGAAATTGGAGCTCCCTTCAAGCCAACAGCCCCAGCCAGCAGACACAGCTACTGCTGCCTCGGGCACCACCGCCAATGAGTATAAGATCACCTCGCCGCTGGGCCGGAGCAATAGTGGATTATTGGATGCTCTGTTGGGTGAATCCCACGCTATTATGGGCGGCGACGATTCGAGGAGAGGTGGTTTGTTAGAAGAGAAACATGGATTACATGGATTGGTCAGTGTCAGTGATGCACCGCCTTCTGGGTTAGTTTTCTGTGAGAGCGCCACCCCCCGTCCTTTAGCTTTTGCCAGTCGATGGGATGATTCCAGCTCCGCCCATTCCTCCGCTG GGGTGAAGATAAAGAAAGAGGGAATATATGAGATCAATTCAATTGAAGAAGACTTAAGGAGTCTGTTTGATATAATCCCTTCTACGATGTCGGTGTCTCAGTGGTATAGTGATAGCGGTGAGATTTCAAATGGGCAGTCATCAGGTGTGACTGATGATGAAATCGGGCTTGAAATGCAGCAGTTAGCTTCATCCATGTCTGTTCCCAACACTACTGATCCTGACTGGACGAGCTGGACTAACATGCCTGAAATTTGCTAA